From a single Phragmites australis chromosome 7, lpPhrAust1.1, whole genome shotgun sequence genomic region:
- the LOC133924944 gene encoding late embryogenesis abundant protein 76-like, producing MSRLMAAMLLGGAHVAGATAVKQALPRPSYFLHPRPQPASWSRLCLQTAPRSSQAYSNVPDDRRDIRGKYEDATEQAKDATGDAKEHVKGMAGEARDRAQEKGGRMMDQASDMAERANDETKGMAEDASEKASRMTDKAKHETSDAARQAADKAAHVKERAKEMGHEAADRAQETAKAAKDRTGEAAERAMDRAGEAKDRAVEGTMSAGEKVVEMSKEGASKVAETAKAIGEKANQAARGTRDAAKETAQSVKDTVIPDADDVDAAMKERDRIAREMDRVSQEDDKRQAREKGAGLP from the exons ATGTCCAGACTGATGGCCGCCATGCTGCTCGGGGGCGCGCACGtcgccggcgccaccgccgtTAAGCAGGCTCTTCCCAGGCCGTCCTACTTCCTTCATCCACGACCGCAGCCGGCCAGCTGGAGCCGCCTTTGCTTGCAAACTGCGCCAAGATCGTCTCAG GCGTACAGCAACGTGCCGGACGACCGGAGGGACATCAGGGGCAAGTACGAGGACGCGACGGAGCAGGCGAAGGATGCCACCGGCGACGCCAAGGAGCACGTGAAGGGGATGGCCGGGGAGGCGAGGGACAGGGCGCAGGAGAAGGGCGGCCGCATGATGGACCAGGCGTCGGACATGGCGGAGAGGGCCAATGACGAGACCAAGGGCATGGCGGAGGACGCGTCCGAGAAGGCGTCCCGGATGACGGACAAGGCGAAGCATGAGACGAGTGACGCGGCGCGCCAGGCCGCGGACAAGGCGGCGCACGTGAAGGAACGGGCCAAGGAGATGGGGCACGAGGCCGCGGACagggcgcaggagacggcgaaGGCGGCCAAGGACAGGACGGGCGAGGCGGCGGAGCGGGCCATGGACAGGGCGGGCGAGGCCAAGGACAGGGCCGTGGAGGGGACCATGTCCGCCGGTGAGAAGGTGGTGGAGATGAGCAAGGAGGGCGCGAGCAAGGTGGCCGAGACGGCGAAGGCGATCGGCGAGAAGGCGAACCAGGCGGCGCGGGGCACCCGGGACGCCGCCAAGGAAACCGCGCAGAGCGTCAAGGACACCGTCATCCCCGACGCGGACGACGTGGACGCCGCCATGAAGGAGAGGGACAGGATCGCGCGGGAGATGGACAGGGTATCGCAGGAGGACGACAAAAGGCAGGCCAGGGAGAAGGGTGCAGGCTTGCCTTAG
- the LOC133924947 gene encoding probable potassium transporter 15 isoform X1, whose translation MAAAESSAVGGMRKAPSIEWRWVSTEEDEDEDCGGGGGGAASVGAVGRGGSFESEEEDAEDDDDDEEGKQRLIRTGPSVDWFDVEGNEVSVAQQVVDSEEFDFGKTMFLALQTLAVVFGDIGIGPLYTFDVMFNKYPILGEEDILGALSLVLYTLILLPLVKYVLIVLWANDDGEGGIFALYSLICRNAKVSLIPNQAQAEKRMSSFRLKLPTPELERSIKVKEKLESSWLLKKLLLGLVLFGTSMFISNGVITPAMSVLSAVIGLKVGIPNASQDVVVMISVALLVILYSVQRYATSKMGFAIGPSLLIWFCCLGGIGIYNLTLYGPTAFKAFNPLYIIYYFGRNPFQAWLSLGGCLLCATGSEAIFSNLCYFPIKYVQYMFVLLVLPCLVLAYLGQAAFLIANQSSSEQIFFSSIPSGAFWPVFLVANLAALIASRTMTTAIFQCLKQSIALGCFPRLKIVHTSRKFMSKIYIPVVNWFLLVSCLSFIVLFRSIYDVGNAYAIAELGVMIMATVYVTIIMLLIWETNIIKVMSFVIIFLSLELIFFSSSLSSVGDGGWALLMFASILLMIMFIWNYGSKLKYDSEVKQKLSKDLMRKLGPNLGTIRAPGLGMVCSDIVKGVPAIFGHFLTSLPAIHSIIVFVCIRNVPVPVVPQSERFLFQRVCSRGYHLFRCIARYGYKDKKQEHHNLFERLLIEGLEKYIQREAVELSLQSEDDIDSDEEPPTPVKIITAPNGNLYSLDVPLLADFAPSTEVIPEASCSTPQHDPVMDHKQNLELELAFIKQAKQSGAVYLIDNPIIKARKDSWFFKKLMINYFFAFLRNNCRRAIMAMSIPQSNVLQVRLTSYV comes from the exons atggcggcggcggagtcgTCGGCGGTTGGCGGCATGCGGAAGGCGCCGTCGATAGAGTGGCGGTGGGTGTCtacggaggaggacgaggacgaggactgtgggggtgggggtgggggcgcCGCGTCCGTCGGGGCCGTGGGCAGGGGCGGGAGCTTCgagtcggaggaggaggacgccgaggacgatgacgatgacgagGAGGGGAAGCAGAGGCTGATCCGGACTGGGCCGTCTGTGGACTGGTTCGACGTCGAGGGAAACGAGGTCTCCGTCGCGCAGCAGGTCGTGGACTCCGAG GAGTTTGATTTTGGCAAGACAATGTTTCTTGCTCTTCAGACTCTTGCTGTGGTGTTTGGAGATATTGGAATAGGTCCGTTGTATACATTTGATGTCATGTTTAACAAGTATCCTATTCTTGGAGAGGAGGATATTCTTGGAGCACTCTCACTAGTTCTGTATACTCTGATTTTGTTGCCATTGGTGAAGTATGTCTTGATTGTCCTTTGGGCCAATGATGATGGTGAAG GTGGTATTTTTGCCTTGTATTCATTGATTTGTAGAAACGCAAAAGTGAGTCTTATCCCGAACCAAGCACAGGCTGAGAAGAGGATGTCAAGTTTCCGGCTAAAGCTTCCAACACCAGAACTTGAGAGATCCATAAAAGTAAAAGAGAAACTTGAATCATCATGGTTGTTGAAGAAGTTGCTTTTAGGCTTAGTGCTGTTTGGGACTTCCATGTTCATATCAAATGGAGTTATCACACCAGCAATGTCAG TGTTATCCGCTGTCATTGGCTTGAAAGTTGGGATACCAAATGCCTCACAAG ATGTTGTGGTGATGATTTCAGTTGCACTTCTTGTAATCCTGTATAGTGTACAGAGGTATGCCACTAGCAAAATGGGGTTTGCAATTGGCCCTTCTTTACTTATATGGTTTTGTTGTCTTGGAGGAATTGGCATATACAATCTCACTCTATATGGCCCAACAGCTTTCAAGGCATTTAATCCTCTCTacattatttattattttggGAGGAATCCTTTTCAGGCTTGGCTGTCCCTGGGTGGGTGTCTTTTATGTGCAACAG GATCCGAGGCCATCTTTTCGAACCTTTGTTACTTTCCTATAAAATATGTTCAG TATATGtttgtgcttcttgttcttccttgcCTTGTCTTGGCATATCTAGGACAAGCTGCTTTTCTCATTGCAAACCAAAGCTCATCCGAGCAGATCTTCTTTTCATCTATTCCAA GTGGAGCTTTCTGGCCTGTTTTCTTAGTAGCAAATTTGGCTGCATTAATTGCCAGTAGGACAATGACGACTGCTATATTCCAATGCCTAAAGCAGTCTATAGCACTGGGTTGCTTTCCTCGGCTCAAAATTGTTCATACATCACGAAAATTTATGTCTAAGATATACATTCCGGTTGTAAACTGGTTTCTATTGGTTTCCTGCTTGAGCTTTATCGTTCTGTTCAGGAGCATATATGATGTTGGCAATGCATAtg CTATAGCTGAGCTTGGGGTGATGATAATGGCGACGGTCTATGTTACAATCATAATGCTTCTAATATGGGAGACCAATATTATTAAGGTGATGTCATTTGTTATCATATTCCTCTCCTTGGAGCTGATTTTCTTCTCATCATCTCTGAGTAGTGTTGGAGATGGAGGTTGGGCATTGTTGATGTTTGCATCTATCCTCCTCATGATTATGTTTATATGGAACTACGGGAGCAAATTGAAGTATGACAGTGAAGTCAAACAGAAGCTTTCAAAGGATTTGATGAGAAAGTTGGGGCCCAACCTTGGCACTATCAGAGCTCCTGGACTAGGCATGGTCTGCAGTGATATTGTGAAAGGAGTTCCTGCAATTTTTGGTCATTTTCTAACCTCCCTCCCCGCAATACACTCTATAATCGTGTTTGTGTGTATCAGGAATGTGCCAGTTCCTGTGGTTCCCCAGAGTGAAAGGTTTCTTTTCCAACGTGTATGCTCAAGGGGCTATCACTTGTTCCGCTGTATAGCCAG ATACGGGTACAAAGACAAGAAGCAGGAGCACCATAACTTATTTGAACGTCTCCTGATAGAAGGCCTCGAAAAATACATACAAAGGGAGGCAGTAGAGTTATCCTTACAAAGTGAAGACGATATCGACTCTGATGAAGAGCCTCCAACCCCTGTAAAGATTATCACAGCACCAAACGGGAACCTCTATTCGCTTGACGTCCCTCTCCTGGCAGACTTTGCACCTTCAACAGAAGTTATTCCTGAAGCCAGCTGCTCGACGCCTCAACATGATCCCGTAATGGACCACAAACAGAACCTTGAACTGGAGCTGGCATTCATCAAGCAGGCCAAGCAATCTGGTGCCGTCTATCTCATTGACAACCCAATCATCAAAGCCAGGAAGGACTCCTGGTTCTTCAAGAAGTTGATGATAAACTATTTTTTTGCATTCCTGAGGAACAACTGCCGCAGGGCGATCATGGCAATGAGCATCCCACAATCGAATGTGCTGCAAGTGCGCTTGACTTCTTATGTCTGA
- the LOC133924947 gene encoding probable potassium transporter 15 isoform X2, with amino-acid sequence MSSFRLKLPTPELERSIKVKEKLESSWLLKKLLLGLVLFGTSMFISNGVITPAMSVLSAVIGLKVGIPNASQDVVVMISVALLVILYSVQRYATSKMGFAIGPSLLIWFCCLGGIGIYNLTLYGPTAFKAFNPLYIIYYFGRNPFQAWLSLGGCLLCATGSEAIFSNLCYFPIKYVQYMFVLLVLPCLVLAYLGQAAFLIANQSSSEQIFFSSIPSGAFWPVFLVANLAALIASRTMTTAIFQCLKQSIALGCFPRLKIVHTSRKFMSKIYIPVVNWFLLVSCLSFIVLFRSIYDVGNAYAIAELGVMIMATVYVTIIMLLIWETNIIKVMSFVIIFLSLELIFFSSSLSSVGDGGWALLMFASILLMIMFIWNYGSKLKYDSEVKQKLSKDLMRKLGPNLGTIRAPGLGMVCSDIVKGVPAIFGHFLTSLPAIHSIIVFVCIRNVPVPVVPQSERFLFQRVCSRGYHLFRCIARYGYKDKKQEHHNLFERLLIEGLEKYIQREAVELSLQSEDDIDSDEEPPTPVKIITAPNGNLYSLDVPLLADFAPSTEVIPEASCSTPQHDPVMDHKQNLELELAFIKQAKQSGAVYLIDNPIIKARKDSWFFKKLMINYFFAFLRNNCRRAIMAMSIPQSNVLQVRLTSYV; translated from the exons ATGTCAAGTTTCCGGCTAAAGCTTCCAACACCAGAACTTGAGAGATCCATAAAAGTAAAAGAGAAACTTGAATCATCATGGTTGTTGAAGAAGTTGCTTTTAGGCTTAGTGCTGTTTGGGACTTCCATGTTCATATCAAATGGAGTTATCACACCAGCAATGTCAG TGTTATCCGCTGTCATTGGCTTGAAAGTTGGGATACCAAATGCCTCACAAG ATGTTGTGGTGATGATTTCAGTTGCACTTCTTGTAATCCTGTATAGTGTACAGAGGTATGCCACTAGCAAAATGGGGTTTGCAATTGGCCCTTCTTTACTTATATGGTTTTGTTGTCTTGGAGGAATTGGCATATACAATCTCACTCTATATGGCCCAACAGCTTTCAAGGCATTTAATCCTCTCTacattatttattattttggGAGGAATCCTTTTCAGGCTTGGCTGTCCCTGGGTGGGTGTCTTTTATGTGCAACAG GATCCGAGGCCATCTTTTCGAACCTTTGTTACTTTCCTATAAAATATGTTCAG TATATGtttgtgcttcttgttcttccttgcCTTGTCTTGGCATATCTAGGACAAGCTGCTTTTCTCATTGCAAACCAAAGCTCATCCGAGCAGATCTTCTTTTCATCTATTCCAA GTGGAGCTTTCTGGCCTGTTTTCTTAGTAGCAAATTTGGCTGCATTAATTGCCAGTAGGACAATGACGACTGCTATATTCCAATGCCTAAAGCAGTCTATAGCACTGGGTTGCTTTCCTCGGCTCAAAATTGTTCATACATCACGAAAATTTATGTCTAAGATATACATTCCGGTTGTAAACTGGTTTCTATTGGTTTCCTGCTTGAGCTTTATCGTTCTGTTCAGGAGCATATATGATGTTGGCAATGCATAtg CTATAGCTGAGCTTGGGGTGATGATAATGGCGACGGTCTATGTTACAATCATAATGCTTCTAATATGGGAGACCAATATTATTAAGGTGATGTCATTTGTTATCATATTCCTCTCCTTGGAGCTGATTTTCTTCTCATCATCTCTGAGTAGTGTTGGAGATGGAGGTTGGGCATTGTTGATGTTTGCATCTATCCTCCTCATGATTATGTTTATATGGAACTACGGGAGCAAATTGAAGTATGACAGTGAAGTCAAACAGAAGCTTTCAAAGGATTTGATGAGAAAGTTGGGGCCCAACCTTGGCACTATCAGAGCTCCTGGACTAGGCATGGTCTGCAGTGATATTGTGAAAGGAGTTCCTGCAATTTTTGGTCATTTTCTAACCTCCCTCCCCGCAATACACTCTATAATCGTGTTTGTGTGTATCAGGAATGTGCCAGTTCCTGTGGTTCCCCAGAGTGAAAGGTTTCTTTTCCAACGTGTATGCTCAAGGGGCTATCACTTGTTCCGCTGTATAGCCAG ATACGGGTACAAAGACAAGAAGCAGGAGCACCATAACTTATTTGAACGTCTCCTGATAGAAGGCCTCGAAAAATACATACAAAGGGAGGCAGTAGAGTTATCCTTACAAAGTGAAGACGATATCGACTCTGATGAAGAGCCTCCAACCCCTGTAAAGATTATCACAGCACCAAACGGGAACCTCTATTCGCTTGACGTCCCTCTCCTGGCAGACTTTGCACCTTCAACAGAAGTTATTCCTGAAGCCAGCTGCTCGACGCCTCAACATGATCCCGTAATGGACCACAAACAGAACCTTGAACTGGAGCTGGCATTCATCAAGCAGGCCAAGCAATCTGGTGCCGTCTATCTCATTGACAACCCAATCATCAAAGCCAGGAAGGACTCCTGGTTCTTCAAGAAGTTGATGATAAACTATTTTTTTGCATTCCTGAGGAACAACTGCCGCAGGGCGATCATGGCAATGAGCATCCCACAATCGAATGTGCTGCAAGTGCGCTTGACTTCTTATGTCTGA